From the genome of Bifidobacterium asteroides, one region includes:
- a CDS encoding AI-2E family transporter, producing MANEQKQRFDFATVFPPKGDPRRPPEWFGRALLYVVIAVFLAWFAYSSWWKIEFLVLDVVIAIFVSLAMEPLVLRLVRHGWRRGAASAVTLIGLIIIVIVLLGMFGNLLVQQVIGMANSLPALYEQVAEFIASRTPWHLPAMQDLGGEIVKNIQTSWVTDFAGQALTTTVGLAGSFINIMTVLLVIYYISAAGPKLRRSLCQWLAPRSQRRFLFVWTIAQDQISSFLFSRTILALISAACMSVFLVILKVPYWLPLALFCGLVSQFVPTIGTYIGGAVPIVVAWGSRGLLVAVIVLVYIIIYQQIENMILAPKISQRTMDLNPAIAFLSVLALGAVFGALGAFLALPLAASFQAIFSASVKHYELIDSPLMQDPKPVGKSKVVEGVEAFNEHVVQPVASHVGSRSAKGTSARVRVDDPVMTIASQLYPTSSPTAKDLDESATVPIPKSASAPVRHRPLRGTETGDDAPEGEDNPRKEWR from the coding sequence ATGGCCAACGAGCAAAAGCAGCGCTTCGATTTCGCGACGGTCTTCCCGCCCAAGGGGGATCCGCGCCGACCTCCGGAATGGTTCGGCCGCGCCCTTCTCTACGTGGTCATAGCCGTCTTCCTGGCCTGGTTCGCATACTCCTCCTGGTGGAAGATCGAATTCCTGGTGCTGGATGTGGTGATCGCCATCTTCGTTTCCCTGGCCATGGAGCCCCTGGTGCTCAGGCTGGTCAGGCATGGCTGGCGGCGGGGAGCGGCCTCGGCGGTCACCCTGATAGGCCTGATCATTATTGTGATCGTCCTCCTGGGCATGTTCGGCAATCTGCTGGTCCAGCAGGTCATCGGCATGGCCAACAGCTTGCCGGCCCTCTATGAGCAGGTGGCGGAATTCATCGCCAGCCGCACCCCCTGGCACCTGCCGGCCATGCAGGATCTGGGCGGGGAGATCGTCAAGAACATTCAGACATCCTGGGTGACCGACTTCGCTGGGCAGGCCTTGACCACCACCGTGGGGCTGGCGGGGTCCTTCATCAATATCATGACCGTTCTGCTGGTCATCTACTACATCTCCGCTGCAGGCCCCAAGCTGCGCCGCAGCCTCTGCCAGTGGCTGGCCCCCAGGAGCCAGCGCCGCTTCCTCTTCGTCTGGACTATCGCCCAGGACCAAATCTCCAGCTTCCTGTTCAGCAGGACCATCCTGGCGCTTATCTCTGCAGCCTGCATGTCGGTCTTCCTGGTCATCCTCAAAGTGCCCTATTGGCTGCCGTTGGCCCTCTTCTGCGGGCTGGTGTCCCAGTTCGTGCCCACTATCGGCACCTACATAGGCGGGGCCGTTCCCATTGTGGTGGCCTGGGGGAGCCGCGGACTGCTGGTGGCTGTTATTGTGCTGGTCTACATCATCATCTACCAGCAGATCGAAAACATGATCCTGGCCCCCAAGATCTCACAGCGGACCATGGACCTCAACCCGGCCATCGCCTTCCTGTCCGTACTGGCACTGGGCGCGGTCTTCGGCGCCCTTGGCGCTTTCCTGGCTCTGCCTCTGGCGGCCAGCTTCCAGGCCATCTTCTCGGCTTCGGTCAAGCATTACGAGCTGATTGACTCCCCGCTCATGCAGGATCCCAAGCCTGTCGGCAAGTCCAAGGTGGTTGAGGGCGTCGAGGCCTTCAACGAGCACGTGGTCCAGCCGGTGGCCAGCCACGTGGGCAGCCGGTCCGCCAAGGGGACCAGTGCCAGGGTTCGAGTGGACGACCCTGTCATGACCATTGCCAGCCAGCTCTACCCGACATCCTCACCGACGGCCAAGGACCTGGACGAGTCAGCCACGGTGCCCATACCCAAGTCCGCCTCGGCCCCAGTAAGGCACAGGCCGCTCAGGGGTACCGAGACCGGGGACGATGCCCCCGAGGGGGAGGACAACCCCCGCAAGGAGTGGCGCTGA
- a CDS encoding glycosyltransferase family 2 protein, protein MLTVSIVIPAWNEEERIEDCLLNATRQSQAPKEVLVVDNRSTDATASIVEKFIDQHPDQHVKLLRQDSEQGLIPTRNYGLDRATGDVLGRIDADCMLRPNWVEVVSGIFTRDPKAMGATGPVAYYDMPGKRIGLKGDNTIRRAIYRADDGQYLLYGSNMALRATAWRAIRNQVCRDKEDIMHEDVDISLHLIDQGFKTVYCKDMNVGISARRMDTSFTSFRHYMQRFKNTFDAHPQHTREQKPEHTLYAIYPILRAFYPVYQKYLESADINPAERVWIREQMELFHRRDQELDQEDH, encoded by the coding sequence ATGTTGACCGTTTCCATAGTCATACCCGCCTGGAATGAGGAAGAACGCATTGAAGACTGCCTCCTGAACGCCACCAGGCAGAGCCAGGCACCCAAGGAGGTGCTGGTAGTCGACAACCGCTCCACGGACGCAACGGCCTCCATCGTCGAAAAATTCATCGATCAGCACCCTGACCAGCATGTCAAGCTCCTCCGCCAGGACAGCGAGCAGGGGTTGATCCCCACCCGCAATTACGGACTTGACCGGGCCACCGGCGACGTGTTGGGCCGGATTGATGCCGACTGCATGCTTCGTCCCAACTGGGTCGAAGTGGTCTCAGGCATCTTCACCCGGGACCCCAAGGCCATGGGCGCCACCGGGCCAGTGGCTTATTACGACATGCCGGGCAAGCGGATCGGGCTCAAGGGCGACAACACCATTCGCCGGGCCATCTACCGGGCGGACGACGGGCAATACCTGCTATACGGTTCCAATATGGCCCTGCGCGCCACGGCCTGGCGGGCCATACGCAACCAGGTCTGCAGGGACAAGGAGGACATCATGCACGAAGATGTCGATATCTCTTTGCATTTGATCGACCAGGGGTTCAAGACGGTCTATTGCAAGGACATGAATGTGGGCATCAGCGCCCGCCGGATGGACACCTCTTTCACATCCTTCCGCCACTACATGCAGCGCTTCAAAAACACCTTCGACGCCCACCCTCAGCACACCCGGGAGCAGAAGCCCGAGCACACCCTCTACGCCATCTACCCGATCCTGCGAGCCTTCTACCCCGTCTACCAGAAGTACCTGGAATCCGCCGACATCAACCCTGCGGAACGTGTCTGGATCCGCGAACAGATGGAGCTCTTCCACCGGCGCGACCAGGAGTTGGACCAGGAGGACCACTGA
- a CDS encoding VOC family protein, giving the protein MIDHLTLKVRDIQASIDFYSKALAPLGYVAKAHHEPTIGFGAEDDGAHSDFYLTPRGDKTGSPVTHIAFRAADAATVDAFYREALAAGGRDNGAPGLRDYHAKYYSAFVLDPDGNNVEAVVDWSGVQG; this is encoded by the coding sequence ATGATTGATCATCTGACGCTGAAGGTTCGGGACATCCAGGCCTCCATCGATTTCTATAGCAAAGCCCTGGCTCCGTTGGGGTACGTGGCCAAGGCCCACCATGAGCCCACCATTGGATTCGGTGCAGAGGATGATGGGGCCCACTCGGACTTTTATCTGACGCCGCGCGGGGACAAGACTGGCTCGCCGGTGACCCACATAGCCTTCAGGGCCGCTGATGCTGCAACTGTGGATGCCTTCTACAGGGAGGCGCTCGCTGCCGGTGGCCGCGACAATGGTGCTCCAGGGCTGCGGGATTATCATGCCAAGTACTATTCGGCCTTCGTCTTGGATCCGGACGGGAACAATGTCGAAGCAGTGGTGGACTGGTCAGGGGTCCAGGGGTGA
- a CDS encoding translation factor GTPase family protein, translating into MVKRIVAGMLAHVDAGKTTLSEAMLYRGGGIRRLGRVDHGDAYLDTYELERQRGITIFSKPARLAYRDVDLTLIDTPGHVDFSAEMERVLSVLDYALLVVDATAGLEGYVDTLWRLLARYGVPTFIFVNKLDAPGSDATRILESCKQRWSPGCFDLSSGLEHGDMEDVALLDEDVMDEYLKTEGISDESLARLVADRRLFPCFLGSALRLDGVDALLEGLERYTLSPVYGKKFGARVFKVSHDDKGARLTWLKVTGGDLPVKSSLATELSHGDEGCKQSGPIEETYGAAADLRKNGHVETLETVDQLRVYSGASYTLTDCAQAGRIVAATGLDLTRPGQGLGFEQKDLTPVLEPVLSYAVEAEGADPHHLLSALRILEDEDPLLHVAWQERLQEIHLRIMGQVQLEVIQGELDRRFGMQVSFSQGGILYRETIAAPIEGVGHFEPLRHYAEVHLLMEPTEPGSGLSFASTCSLDRLDGNWQRLIMTHLAEKEHLGVLTGSPITDMRITLLDGRGHIKHTEGGDFRQATYRAVRQGLMKASNILLEPWYHFRLALPQENLGRAMSDIYRMKGSFSGPQTDGDIVELEGDAPVSQMRDYAIEVSTYTHGRGHLACFFNGYRTCRDQDAVVDSIGYDPESDLENTADSVFCAHGAGYPVKWNKVEDFMHLPGGQYS; encoded by the coding sequence ATGGTCAAGAGGATAGTGGCGGGAATGCTGGCACATGTCGATGCCGGCAAGACCACGCTCTCGGAGGCCATGCTCTATCGGGGAGGGGGAATTCGCCGTCTGGGCAGGGTGGACCATGGCGATGCCTATCTGGACACCTACGAATTGGAGCGGCAGCGGGGCATCACCATCTTCTCCAAACCAGCCCGGCTGGCCTATCGCGATGTTGATCTGACCCTCATCGATACACCCGGCCATGTGGATTTCTCAGCCGAGATGGAGCGGGTTCTGTCAGTCTTGGATTATGCCCTTCTGGTCGTCGATGCAACTGCTGGGTTGGAAGGGTATGTCGATACGCTCTGGCGGCTTCTGGCACGCTATGGGGTACCCACCTTCATTTTCGTCAACAAGTTGGATGCCCCTGGATCTGATGCCACACGCATCCTTGAAAGCTGCAAGCAGCGCTGGTCCCCGGGCTGCTTCGATTTGAGCAGTGGACTCGAGCATGGCGATATGGAGGATGTGGCCCTGCTCGACGAGGATGTTATGGATGAGTACCTCAAGACCGAGGGCATATCGGATGAGAGCCTGGCACGGCTGGTCGCCGACCGCCGTCTCTTCCCCTGTTTCCTAGGGTCTGCCCTGCGCCTGGACGGGGTCGACGCCCTCCTGGAGGGGCTGGAACGGTACACCCTTTCCCCTGTGTACGGCAAAAAGTTCGGCGCAAGAGTGTTTAAGGTATCGCATGATGACAAGGGTGCCAGGTTGACCTGGCTGAAGGTGACTGGTGGCGATCTGCCGGTCAAATCTTCTTTGGCCACCGAACTCAGCCATGGAGATGAAGGCTGCAAACAATCGGGTCCTATTGAGGAGACGTATGGGGCAGCCGCCGACCTGAGGAAGAACGGGCACGTTGAGACCCTGGAGACGGTTGATCAGCTTCGTGTCTATTCGGGAGCTTCCTATACGTTGACGGACTGCGCCCAGGCCGGAAGGATAGTGGCGGCGACAGGTCTTGACCTGACACGTCCGGGTCAGGGGCTTGGGTTCGAGCAGAAGGACCTGACTCCTGTGCTGGAGCCGGTGCTGTCCTATGCAGTGGAGGCTGAGGGGGCGGACCCGCACCACTTGCTGAGCGCCTTGCGCATTCTGGAGGATGAAGATCCCCTCCTGCATGTGGCTTGGCAGGAACGGCTCCAGGAGATCCACCTGCGTATCATGGGCCAGGTTCAGTTGGAGGTGATTCAGGGGGAGCTGGATCGACGGTTCGGCATGCAGGTCTCCTTCAGCCAGGGCGGGATCTTATACAGGGAGACCATCGCGGCACCAATTGAAGGGGTTGGGCATTTTGAGCCCCTCCGACATTATGCCGAAGTGCACCTGCTCATGGAGCCCACGGAGCCGGGCAGCGGTCTCAGTTTTGCGTCGACCTGCAGCCTGGACCGCCTCGACGGGAACTGGCAGCGGCTCATCATGACCCATCTGGCCGAGAAGGAGCATCTGGGGGTTCTGACGGGATCGCCCATCACTGATATGCGCATCACCCTGCTGGACGGCCGCGGGCATATCAAGCACACCGAAGGCGGGGACTTCCGCCAGGCCACCTACCGGGCCGTCCGACAGGGGCTGATGAAAGCCAGCAATATCCTGCTGGAGCCCTGGTACCATTTCAGGCTCGCCCTTCCACAGGAGAATCTGGGCAGGGCCATGTCGGACATCTACCGGATGAAGGGCAGCTTCTCGGGTCCGCAGACAGACGGGGATATTGTCGAACTGGAGGGGGATGCTCCGGTATCACAGATGCGTGATTATGCCATCGAAGTCAGCACCTACACTCATGGACGTGGACATTTGGCCTGTTTCTTCAACGGGTATCGTACCTGCCGGGACCAGGATGCCGTTGTGGATTCCATCGGGTACGATCCCGAGTCCGACCTGGAGAACACCGCTGATTCGGTCTTCTGCGCCCACGGAGCAGGATACCCGGTCAAATGGAACAAGGTGGAGGACTTCATGCATTTGCCCGGCGGCCAGTACAGCTGA
- the trmB gene encoding tRNA (guanosine(46)-N7)-methyltransferase TrmB: protein MSAERQSKAPMRSIVSYVRRSEKLNDRLARAWAQYSSRYLLDLGQAEGSLTVAEDLRCDAAMLRSVWGRDAPLIVEIGSGQGENIVASAQEHPDRNYLALEVYQPGLAHTMLMAGKFDLDNLRLAQVNAPDLLARMDPGLIKEVWTFFPDPWPKMKHHKRRLVQPALAGDLAKCLVPGGIWRIATDIEDYALHVHEVMDGNPKFRNLGTLRVSLPTQHVGKGTADQAESLPHAMFMESGRFDGRIITNFERKGIQAGRVIHDMTYQVSAG from the coding sequence ATGAGTGCAGAAAGACAGAGCAAAGCCCCTATGAGGTCCATTGTCTCCTATGTGAGGCGGTCCGAGAAGCTGAACGACCGGCTGGCGAGGGCTTGGGCTCAGTATTCCTCCAGATACCTGCTTGATTTGGGCCAGGCTGAGGGTTCGTTGACGGTTGCAGAGGATCTGCGTTGTGACGCAGCAATGCTCAGGTCGGTCTGGGGACGGGATGCGCCGCTGATCGTCGAGATCGGATCCGGCCAGGGGGAGAACATCGTGGCCAGCGCCCAGGAGCACCCCGATCGGAATTACCTGGCCCTGGAGGTCTATCAGCCGGGGTTGGCCCATACCATGCTGATGGCTGGTAAATTCGACCTGGATAATCTGCGTCTTGCCCAGGTCAACGCACCGGACCTTCTGGCCCGGATGGATCCTGGGCTGATCAAGGAAGTCTGGACCTTCTTTCCCGACCCCTGGCCCAAAATGAAGCACCACAAGCGTCGTCTGGTCCAGCCGGCTCTGGCTGGCGATCTGGCGAAGTGCTTGGTGCCAGGCGGCATCTGGCGAATCGCAACCGACATCGAGGATTACGCCCTGCACGTGCATGAGGTGATGGATGGCAATCCAAAATTCAGAAACCTGGGCACTCTGCGAGTCAGTCTGCCCACCCAGCATGTCGGCAAGGGGACGGCTGATCAGGCCGAATCCCTGCCTCATGCCATGTTCATGGAGTCGGGGCGGTTCGACGGCAGAATCATAACCAACTTCGAGCGCAAGGGGATCCAGGCCGGCCGGGTCATTCACGACATGACTTATCAGGTTTCGGCAGGCTGA
- the galE gene encoding UDP-glucose 4-epimerase GalE, which produces MSVLVTGGCGYIGAHVVHALQEAGKEVVVVDDLSYGKPSRIGDARLYGADVAAPGADRRLAEIIKENKVDSVIHFAARKQVGESVEKPIWYYQQNLNGMINVLSAMAKTDAKKLVFSSSAATYGEPPVDVVPEDVQPMVPINPYGQTKLVGEWMARACEEPYGIRFCALRYFNVAGCGPVSLEDPAVLNLIPMLFDRLRQGKAPAIFGDDYPTPDGTCVRDYIHVSDLADAHIAALDYLDRDQRRYDAFNVGTGQGTSVRQIVDEVKKVTGLPFTEAIKPRRAGDPPHLIGDPTRINTEMGWHARYGVEEIVESAWQAWQANPAHHIDTDSWQQQD; this is translated from the coding sequence ATGTCAGTTTTGGTTACAGGTGGCTGCGGATACATCGGCGCCCATGTGGTCCACGCCCTGCAGGAGGCCGGCAAGGAGGTCGTCGTGGTCGATGACCTCAGCTATGGCAAGCCCAGCCGGATCGGCGATGCCCGTCTCTACGGCGCCGACGTGGCCGCACCGGGAGCCGACCGGCGTCTGGCTGAAATCATCAAGGAAAACAAGGTTGACTCGGTCATCCACTTCGCCGCCCGCAAGCAGGTGGGCGAATCAGTGGAGAAGCCCATCTGGTACTACCAGCAGAACCTGAACGGCATGATCAACGTCCTGTCCGCCATGGCCAAGACCGACGCCAAGAAGCTGGTCTTCTCCAGCTCGGCCGCAACCTATGGCGAGCCTCCGGTCGACGTGGTCCCCGAAGACGTGCAGCCCATGGTCCCCATCAACCCCTATGGCCAGACCAAGCTGGTCGGCGAGTGGATGGCTCGGGCCTGCGAAGAGCCTTACGGCATCCGCTTCTGCGCCCTTCGCTACTTCAACGTGGCGGGCTGCGGACCAGTCAGTCTGGAAGACCCGGCTGTCCTGAACCTGATCCCCATGCTCTTCGACAGGCTGCGGCAGGGCAAGGCACCCGCCATTTTCGGCGACGACTACCCCACCCCCGACGGTACCTGCGTGCGCGACTACATCCACGTCTCCGATCTGGCGGATGCCCACATAGCCGCCCTGGACTACCTGGATCGCGACCAGCGCCGCTACGATGCCTTTAACGTGGGCACTGGCCAGGGCACATCCGTTCGCCAGATCGTGGACGAAGTCAAGAAAGTGACGGGTCTGCCCTTCACTGAGGCCATCAAGCCCCGTCGCGCCGGCGACCCGCCGCACCTGATCGGCGACCCCACCCGGATCAACACCGAAATGGGCTGGCATGCCAGGTACGGCGTCGAGGAGATCGTCGAATCAGCCTGGCAGGCTTGGCAGGCCAACCCTGCGCACCACATCGACACCGATAGCTGGCAACAACAGGACTAG
- a CDS encoding low molecular weight protein-tyrosine-phosphatase, translating to MGQNSEGKASQGPYNVMTVCTGNICRSPMAEVILRKFFQDRGLDEDRVRVESSGVSDEEFGNPIDRRAQKVLRERGYEVPTDHFAHRITREEAEDADLLLPMTTDHMRALLRLLPSGKRSAVHLYRSFDPALPKPAPGRESQIDLVDPWYGGPHEFEVAIDQIVHTAPYIVDWVVSQLS from the coding sequence ATGGGCCAGAATTCTGAAGGGAAGGCCTCGCAGGGTCCCTACAACGTCATGACTGTCTGCACCGGCAATATCTGCCGGTCACCCATGGCTGAGGTCATCCTGCGAAAGTTCTTCCAAGATCGCGGACTGGATGAGGACCGGGTCAGAGTGGAATCCAGCGGGGTCAGCGACGAGGAGTTCGGCAACCCTATAGATCGGCGTGCCCAGAAGGTTCTGCGCGAACGTGGTTATGAGGTGCCGACCGACCACTTCGCCCACCGGATCACCCGGGAGGAGGCCGAAGACGCGGACCTCCTGCTGCCCATGACGACCGACCATATGCGCGCCCTGCTGCGTCTGCTGCCCTCAGGCAAGCGATCCGCCGTTCACCTGTACCGCAGCTTCGACCCGGCGCTGCCCAAGCCAGCGCCGGGCCGGGAGAGCCAAATCGACCTGGTGGATCCCTGGTACGGAGGCCCGCACGAGTTCGAGGTGGCCATCGATCAGATTGTGCACACCGCGCCTTACATCGTCGACTGGGTGGTCAGTCAGCTGTCCTGA
- a CDS encoding dihydrofolate reductase — MEHDNSRSGYHEPEPGQAGLLGDEEWRHQEEEIGHRSSVNMIWAQARATDGRRGAIGYHNALPWHLSEDMRHFKELTVSHPVIMGRRTWTSMGERPLPKRDNIILSSDPGFHAPGATVVSAADDALELARQEAIPDDGMDRSEIWIIGGAGVFSTFFPMADAAYVTDLDLRTPADVFVPDMEELISKRFWQVRDKTQWMTPAKPDQAAAIRRFRYITYGKVR; from the coding sequence ATGGAGCATGACAATAGTCGAAGCGGCTATCACGAACCCGAGCCCGGTCAGGCCGGGCTTCTAGGCGATGAGGAATGGCGGCATCAGGAAGAGGAGATAGGCCACCGCTCATCGGTCAATATGATCTGGGCGCAGGCGCGGGCCACTGACGGCAGGCGCGGTGCCATCGGCTATCACAATGCGCTGCCTTGGCATCTGAGCGAGGACATGAGGCACTTCAAGGAGCTGACCGTATCCCATCCGGTCATCATGGGACGGCGGACCTGGACCTCCATGGGGGAGCGGCCCCTGCCCAAGAGGGACAACATCATTCTGTCCAGTGATCCAGGGTTCCATGCACCAGGTGCCACCGTGGTATCTGCGGCCGACGATGCTCTGGAGCTGGCCAGGCAGGAAGCCATTCCCGACGATGGGATGGATCGCAGTGAAATCTGGATCATCGGCGGCGCGGGGGTCTTCAGCACCTTCTTTCCGATGGCAGATGCGGCCTACGTGACCGACCTGGATCTGCGGACTCCAGCTGACGTCTTTGTGCCCGATATGGAGGAGCTGATCAGCAAGCGGTTCTGGCAGGTGCGCGACAAGACCCAGTGGATGACCCCTGCCAAACCAGACCAGGCGGCGGCCATCCGGAGGTTCCGGTACATCACCTATGGGAAGGTGCGTTAA
- a CDS encoding thymidylate synthase codes for MALTSEELQHIRTRIPERPVSDIPTPYEDLMRTVLREGTLKSDRTGTGTISLFGRQMRFDLSRSFPLITTKKVYFRGIAYELLWFLKGSQNVRWLQENRVHIWDEWADPETGDLGPVYGVQWRSWPAPTPEDPHRTIDQIAKVLDLIRAHPDSRRMIVTAWNPAQVDSMALPPCHALFQFYVADGRLSCQLYQRSCDMFLGVPFNIASYALLTLMMAQQAGLEPGEFVWTGGDCHIYDNHVEQVLEQLSRKPYPYPTMRIRKADSIFSYQYEDFEVVDYQCHPAIKAPVAV; via the coding sequence ATGGCCTTGACTTCCGAAGAACTGCAGCATATTCGTACACGCATCCCCGAGCGTCCCGTCTCGGACATCCCCACCCCTTATGAGGACCTGATGCGCACTGTCCTGCGGGAGGGCACCCTGAAGTCCGACAGGACGGGCACCGGGACCATATCCCTGTTCGGGCGGCAGATGCGATTCGATCTGTCCCGTTCCTTCCCGCTGATCACCACCAAGAAGGTCTACTTCCGGGGCATCGCTTACGAGTTGCTTTGGTTCCTCAAGGGGTCGCAGAACGTGCGCTGGTTGCAGGAGAACCGCGTGCATATCTGGGACGAATGGGCCGATCCGGAAACCGGTGATCTGGGCCCGGTCTATGGGGTCCAGTGGCGCAGCTGGCCTGCCCCGACGCCCGAGGACCCCCATCGCACCATTGACCAGATCGCCAAGGTGCTGGATCTGATCCGCGCTCACCCGGACTCCCGCCGAATGATCGTCACTGCTTGGAATCCAGCCCAGGTTGACAGCATGGCCCTGCCTCCCTGCCATGCGCTCTTCCAGTTCTATGTGGCCGATGGCAGGCTGAGCTGCCAGCTCTACCAGCGCTCCTGCGACATGTTCCTAGGCGTGCCTTTCAACATCGCCTCCTACGCCCTGCTGACCCTAATGATGGCTCAGCAGGCAGGTCTTGAGCCTGGGGAGTTCGTCTGGACCGGCGGCGACTGCCACATCTACGACAACCATGTGGAGCAGGTTCTGGAGCAGCTGTCGCGCAAGCCCTATCCCTATCCGACCATGCGCATCCGCAAGGCCGATTCCATCTTCTCCTATCAGTACGAGGACTTCGAAGTGGTGGATTATCAATGCCACCCCGCCATCAAGGCCCCAGTGGCGGTCTGA
- a CDS encoding OsmC family protein, whose product MGKRLWVERDKDGTWNAYGDNGAHITFGKGEGQFNPGDLMKIALAACGALSSQFAVESALGKDKGAKIVVDGTYDADDDAYLSFDEQVDVDATSAKLAQDDADKLEERVRRHIAKSCTVAHTYQRETPVRISVKVRH is encoded by the coding sequence ATGGGCAAAAGACTTTGGGTCGAACGCGACAAGGACGGCACCTGGAACGCCTATGGCGACAATGGGGCCCACATCACCTTCGGCAAGGGCGAGGGCCAATTCAACCCGGGCGACCTAATGAAGATCGCTCTGGCCGCCTGCGGAGCCCTTTCCAGCCAATTTGCTGTGGAGAGCGCCCTGGGCAAGGACAAGGGGGCGAAAATCGTGGTGGACGGCACCTATGACGCCGACGATGACGCCTACCTGAGCTTCGACGAGCAGGTGGACGTCGATGCCACTTCGGCCAAGCTGGCCCAGGATGATGCGGACAAGCTGGAGGAGCGAGTCCGCCGCCATATCGCCAAGTCCTGCACGGTGGCGCACACCTATCAGCGGGAGACCCCGGTCAGGATCTCCGTGAAGGTTCGCCACTGA
- a CDS encoding universal stress protein produces MSNDKAVLVGVDGSDASYKAAWWAANYAKHAGLTLQIVCAYSLPSYAAVSFDATYTTMGDDVAAHNDAQEILSKAKAIADEQGVGAATLIVTGDPSSVFVELSRNYRLIVIGNRGKGGLAERLLGTTSSSLPAYAYCPIVVVPYTDDDGNLMHLSNDIKRVAVGSDESKWGLKALQIAAAFADSWNAELDVMSAVPNISGLTGTGSAEERSVMDSYMDDLNTRITPLMKAYPDLRINKTVVPGSAVEALTQASKTHDVVVVGSRGRGGFTGLLLGSTSQGLLQHAVSPVYVVPRKYVEAEESGLKAAADAAETTDVAEITGVEQVSVDSARPEQLADLESTIDPEHEE; encoded by the coding sequence ATGAGCAACGACAAGGCTGTTCTAGTAGGCGTCGATGGCTCGGACGCCAGCTACAAGGCGGCGTGGTGGGCCGCCAATTACGCTAAGCATGCGGGGCTGACCCTGCAAATCGTCTGCGCATATTCTCTTCCCTCGTATGCGGCTGTATCCTTCGATGCGACATACACCACCATGGGGGACGACGTAGCGGCTCACAACGACGCTCAGGAGATTCTCTCCAAGGCCAAGGCCATCGCCGATGAGCAGGGTGTCGGTGCAGCCACGCTGATTGTGACAGGGGATCCTTCATCGGTCTTCGTGGAGTTGAGCCGCAACTACCGGCTGATTGTCATCGGAAACCGGGGCAAGGGCGGCTTGGCTGAGCGCCTGCTGGGCACCACCAGTTCCAGCCTGCCTGCCTATGCCTACTGCCCAATCGTGGTCGTTCCTTACACCGACGACGACGGCAACCTGATGCACTTGAGCAACGACATCAAGCGGGTTGCCGTGGGTTCCGACGAGTCCAAGTGGGGTCTTAAGGCCCTGCAGATCGCCGCTGCCTTCGCCGACAGCTGGAATGCCGAACTGGACGTCATGTCGGCAGTGCCCAATATCTCCGGATTGACCGGAACGGGTTCGGCCGAGGAGCGCAGCGTCATGGACTCTTATATGGATGATCTCAATACCCGAATCACTCCGCTCATGAAGGCCTATCCCGATCTGCGCATCAACAAGACCGTGGTGCCGGGATCGGCTGTGGAGGCTCTGACCCAGGCCAGCAAGACACACGACGTAGTTGTGGTCGGCTCGCGTGGTCGCGGCGGCTTCACCGGGCTTCTGCTGGGATCGACCAGCCAGGGGCTCCTGCAGCATGCCGTCAGTCCCGTCTACGTGGTGCCGCGCAAGTACGTGGAGGCCGAGGAGTCCGGACTCAAGGCTGCAGCCGATGCTGCTGAAACTACCGATGTGGCTGAGATCACCGGCGTGGAGCAGGTCTCTGTGGATTCGGCCAGACCGGAGCAGCTAGCCGACCTGGAGTCGACCATCGACCCCGAACACGAGGAGTAA